The following proteins come from a genomic window of Melospiza georgiana isolate bMelGeo1 chromosome 3, bMelGeo1.pri, whole genome shotgun sequence:
- the LOC131081687 gene encoding taste receptor type 2 member 9-like, translated as MEACHPPQQFNVTAYAATAVAIITLEAFAGMWINAFIVCVLCIAWVKKKTLNSNEKILLLLGCSRISSLCFTWIYRFLSMIYPHILHVQTICQLLRSLATLFNYSNLWVSACLCGFYCIKIANFRNSFFIYLKVKVDRMVPWLLLGSEILALAISIFTYVLSESLQMNNITFTGQEIFWEVTIRKNKHLFSSHFLAGLVFAASFLVVTFSAVFLLFSLWRHKRTMQTNSMKDLSVDAHIRAMKSVLSFLVMYSINFVCLMLKIIYATKKENIMKLLIYMYLFAFPGVHSLILIFSNPKLEKALLKILSCVKCEGFIK; from the coding sequence ATGGAAGCTTGTCACCCTCCACAGCAATTCAATGTCACTGCAtatgcagccacagctgtggccaTAATCACCCTGGAGGCATTTGCAGGCATGTGGATCAATGCTTTCATCGTTTGTGTGCTTTGCATTGCCTGGGTCAAGAAGAAAACCCTGAACTCTAATGAGAAgatcttgctgctgctgggatgctccaggattTCCTCTTTGTGCTTCACATGGATATATCGCTTCCTTTCAATGATTTATCCCCATATCCTTCATGTTCAAACCATATGTCAACTACTTAGATCTCTGGCAACCCTTTTTAATTATTCCAACTTGTGGgtctcagcctgtctttgtGGTTTTTACTGCATAAAAATTGCCAATTTCAGGAACAGCTTCTTCATCTACCTGAAAGTAAAAGTTGACAGGATGGTGCCCTGGCTCTTGTTGGGGTCAGAGATTTTAGCCTTGGCTATTAGTATCTTTACCTATGTCCTCAGTGAATCTCTGCAGATGAACAACATCACTTTCACAGGTCAAGAAATTTTTTGGGAAGTAACTATCAGAAAGAATAAACATCTTTTCTCTTCTCATTTTCTTGCTGGCCTTGTGTTTGCTGCCTCATTCCTGGTGGTCaccttttctgctgttttccttctcttttccctctggaGACACAAACGCACGATGCAGACAAACTCCATGAAGGACCTCAGCGTGGATGCCCACATCAGAGCCATGAAATCTGTCCTCTCCTTCTTAGTTATGTACAGCATCAACTTTGTATGTTTGatgttgaaaataatttatgccacaaagaaagaaaatataatgaaactCCTTATATACATGTATCTGTTTGCTTTTCCAGGTGTTCATTCCCTTATTCTGATTTTCAGTAATCCCAAGCTGGAAAAGGCATTGCTAAAGATTCTCTCCTGTGTGAAGTGTGAGGGTTTTATCAAGTAG
- the LOC131081703 gene encoding taste receptor type 2 member 9-like, producing the protein MEDSLFPQQSNVTAYRATTVAIITLEVFVGMWINAFLVCVLCIAWVKKKTLNSNEKILLLLGCSRIWYLCLTWIYRFLSMIYPHILQVQTIRQLIRSLATLFNYSNLWVSACLCGFYCIKIANFRNSFFIYLKVKVDRMVPWLLLGSEIVALAISIFISDLSETLQRNNITSTSQGNFWEITIRKDKHLFSVFLLSGFVFAASFLVVIFSAVFLLFSLWRHKRTMQTNSMKDLSMDAHIRAMKSVLSFLVMYSINFVCLLLTIIYATKKANIMKLLLYMYLCAFPGVHSLILIFSNPKLENALLKMLSCVKCEFVMK; encoded by the coding sequence ATGGAAGACTCTCTCTTTCCACAGCAATCCAATGTCACTGCATACAGGGCCACAACTGTGGCCATCATCaccctggaggtgtttgtggGCATGTGGATCAATGCCTTCCTTGTCTGTGTGCTTTGCATTGCCTGGGTCAAAAAGAAAACCCTGAACTCTAATGAGAAgatcttgctgctgctgggatgctccaggattTGGTATTTGTGCCTCACATGGATATATCGCTTCCTTTCAATGATTTATCCCCATATCCTTCAAGTTCAAACCATACGTCAACTAATTAGATCTTTGGCAACCCTTTTTAATTATTCCAACTTGTGGgtctcagcctgtctttgtGGTTTCTACTGCATAAAAATTGCCAATTTCAGGAACAGCTTCTTCATCTACCTGAAAGTAAAAGTTGACAGGATGGTGCCCTGGCTCTTGTTGGGGTCAGAGATTGTAGCCTTGGCTATCAGCATCTTTATCTCTGACCTCTCTGAAACTCTCCAGAGGAACAACATCACTTCCACCAGTCAAGGAAATTTTTGGGAAATAACTATCAGAAAGGATAAAcatcttttctctgtttttttactgtctggttttgtttttgctgcctCATTCCTGGTGGTcatcttttctgctgttttccttctcttttctctctggagACACAAGCGCACGATGCAGACCAACTCCATGAAGGACCTCAGCATGGACGCCCACATCAGAGCCATGAAATCTGTCCTCTCCTTCTTAGTGATGTACAGCATCAACTTTGTATGTTTGCTTTTGACAATAATTTATGCCACGAAGAAAGCAAATATCATGAAACTCCTTTTATACATGTACCTTTGTGCTTTTCCAGGTGTTCATTCACTTATTCTGATTTTCAGCAATCCCAAGCTGGAAAATGCACTGCTGAAGATGCTCTCCTGTGTGAAGTGTGAGTTTGTCATGAAGTAG